Proteins from one Leptonema illini DSM 21528 genomic window:
- a CDS encoding type III pantothenate kinase, which yields MSYALAIDIGNTNTVFGILAIDPEGSIEGTVIKSWRTVTRRDRTSDELGVFLSGFLQSAGYRLDEVAACVYSSVVPSFNPIVERMVRDYFHVEPLRTAHDLDLPIVYDYPRPDELGADRIVNAVAVYEIYRKDAIIIDLGTATTFCIVHGNAYQGGVIAPGVKLSMETLTQRTSLLPAVEFRRPESGVIGDSTVHGIQSGFFFGWVGLLRGIIDEIRRTNPDRNYLVVATGGLSRMIHDEVPGLFDVVDHDLTLKGMRMILLRNVNLQRPQ from the coding sequence GTGAGTTACGCCCTGGCCATTGATATCGGCAACACCAATACCGTATTCGGAATCCTCGCCATTGATCCCGAAGGCTCGATCGAAGGGACCGTCATTAAATCCTGGAGAACGGTTACCCGAAGAGATCGAACCTCCGATGAGTTAGGCGTTTTTCTGTCGGGCTTCTTGCAGAGCGCCGGTTATCGTCTGGACGAAGTAGCGGCATGCGTTTATTCTTCCGTCGTGCCGTCCTTCAATCCCATCGTCGAGCGAATGGTGCGGGATTACTTTCATGTCGAGCCTCTGCGCACGGCGCATGACCTCGATCTTCCCATCGTCTATGATTATCCGCGGCCCGACGAACTCGGAGCGGATCGTATCGTAAACGCCGTCGCCGTCTATGAGATCTATCGAAAGGATGCGATCATCATCGATCTGGGAACGGCGACTACATTCTGTATTGTTCACGGGAACGCCTATCAGGGCGGTGTGATCGCGCCAGGCGTAAAGCTATCGATGGAAACGCTCACGCAACGCACGTCATTGCTTCCGGCCGTTGAGTTCCGCCGTCCGGAGTCGGGCGTCATCGGTGACAGTACGGTGCACGGCATTCAATCGGGATTCTTCTTCGGCTGGGTTGGATTGCTACGCGGCATCATCGATGAGATCCGTCGAACGAATCCCGATCGGAATTATCTCGTTGTAGCCACAGGTGGCCTTTCGCGTATGATTCACGACGAGGTGCCCGGACTCTTTGATGTCGTCGATCACGATCTGACGTTGAAGGGTATGCGCATGATTCTTCTGCGGAATGTGAACCTGCAGCGACCCCAATAG
- a CDS encoding biotin--[acetyl-CoA-carboxylase] ligase: MLSTDRWITLSETESTNSLLLDGNYPSGTMVTSRRQTAGRGRQGRAWSNTKDQSFLYSVLLEFDELPAAATAMPLMAGLAVLEAAESCLRDLYPAASTQTSFFLKWPNDLLIKREGTIGKLAGILLESRMEKGRFRVVTGVGLNWSAIPRGTEPAPFAPAALFPEEFPQAKEPEQFVAWLIAALNRRHYDQPIFSAEIKEAIEDRFFLRGRKLRGPFGLASCEGLSADGALLLRLEDGSTVRYDRTDEEYEIL, translated from the coding sequence ATGCTGTCGACCGACCGATGGATAACGCTGTCTGAGACAGAGTCGACGAACAGCCTTCTGCTCGATGGGAACTATCCGTCGGGAACGATGGTTACATCCCGCAGGCAGACGGCCGGTCGCGGTCGACAGGGACGGGCCTGGAGCAACACGAAAGATCAGAGCTTTCTTTACAGCGTTCTGCTTGAGTTTGACGAACTTCCCGCTGCGGCGACGGCCATGCCTTTAATGGCCGGCCTGGCCGTGCTTGAGGCGGCAGAGTCCTGCCTTCGCGATCTGTATCCGGCGGCTTCGACGCAGACCTCTTTCTTCTTGAAGTGGCCTAACGATCTATTAATCAAGAGAGAAGGCACGATCGGTAAGCTGGCCGGCATCTTGCTTGAATCGCGTATGGAAAAGGGCCGATTTCGCGTCGTGACTGGTGTCGGACTGAACTGGTCGGCCATACCGCGCGGCACGGAACCGGCCCCTTTTGCACCGGCCGCCCTTTTTCCTGAAGAGTTCCCTCAGGCGAAGGAGCCCGAGCAGTTTGTCGCATGGCTCATTGCTGCATTGAATCGCCGCCACTACGATCAGCCGATTTTTTCAGCAGAGATCAAAGAGGCCATCGAAGATCGCTTCTTTCTCAGAGGTCGCAAGCTTCGAGGGCCTTTCGGCCTTGCCTCGTGTGAAGGCCTTTCCGCTGATGGAGCGCTTCTACTGCGACTGGAAGACGGATCGACTGTAAGATACGACCGAACCGATGAGGAGTATGAAATCCTGTGA
- a CDS encoding S1C family serine protease: MARKIQMTRFTLMNLIFFSILGGTFLSPLVYSGLRESLHRQGVEGDPLSDADQATAIALQKNFISVFKKAQPSVVYIKTNIVVRPHAWFEYYQQLEGQGTGVIIDQEGYIVTNSHVVANAQSIEVTFSDNTKAEAKLVGRDENSDVAVIKVPASARLQPALLGDSDKVEPGQLAFALGSPFGLESTFTQGIISAKSRNIDDSKYTRIQTDASINPGNSGGPLLNIYGQVIGINQSIISPDGKGGSVGIGFAIPINEVRDTIDRLKKEKRVIGRAALGVSVGEASDNLREYLGIKGQIPGVVVRMVVPGSAAEKAGLKENDYIYQMNGAKVESPEDLIRAVQKAGVGASVKIDIYRGGKQLSLNGVIGEDLAD; the protein is encoded by the coding sequence ATGGCACGCAAGATTCAAATGACGCGATTTACACTGATGAATCTGATTTTCTTTTCGATACTGGGCGGTACCTTCTTGAGCCCGCTTGTTTACAGCGGTCTTCGTGAAAGCCTTCACCGTCAGGGAGTGGAAGGCGATCCGCTTTCTGATGCCGACCAGGCGACGGCCATCGCTTTACAGAAGAACTTCATCAGCGTTTTCAAGAAGGCGCAGCCTTCCGTCGTGTATATCAAGACGAATATCGTCGTGCGGCCTCATGCCTGGTTCGAGTACTATCAGCAACTCGAAGGTCAGGGGACCGGCGTTATCATCGATCAGGAGGGCTACATCGTAACGAACAGCCATGTCGTGGCGAACGCCCAGAGTATCGAGGTGACGTTTTCTGATAACACAAAGGCCGAGGCGAAGCTGGTGGGGCGCGATGAGAACTCCGACGTCGCCGTTATTAAAGTGCCGGCGTCGGCAAGATTGCAGCCGGCGTTGCTCGGCGATTCCGATAAGGTCGAACCGGGGCAGCTTGCCTTTGCCCTCGGTTCGCCGTTCGGTCTTGAAAGCACATTCACGCAGGGTATCATCTCGGCTAAGTCGAGAAACATCGACGATTCCAAATACACGCGCATCCAGACTGATGCGTCGATCAATCCGGGTAACTCCGGCGGGCCACTGCTCAACATATACGGCCAGGTGATCGGCATCAACCAGTCCATCATCTCACCGGACGGCAAAGGCGGGTCGGTGGGCATCGGATTCGCCATCCCAATAAACGAAGTCAGAGACACGATTGATCGACTCAAGAAAGAGAAGCGCGTCATCGGACGAGCGGCGCTCGGAGTATCGGTCGGCGAGGCGAGCGACAATCTGCGTGAGTATCTCGGAATCAAAGGACAGATTCCTGGCGTCGTCGTGCGTATGGTTGTGCCCGGTTCGGCGGCCGAAAAGGCCGGCCTGAAAGAGAACGATTACATCTATCAGATGAACGGAGCGAAGGTCGAATCGCCTGAAGATCTGATTCGGGCCGTTCAGAAGGCCGGCGTCGGTGCAAGCGTGAAAATCGACATCTACCGGGGCGGCAAACAACTCAGTCTGAACGGAGTGATCGGCGAAGATCTCGCCGACTGA
- a CDS encoding ribonuclease D, translated as MPDYIYIDRQQPLDLAYSVLDKAPYLAVDTESSGYYTYYSELCLIQISTDSQHFIIDTLAKLELQRLAHIFAGQNIPKIFHAAASDMGEFRRQYGWSFANVFDTHMAARYLRHEACSLLALVQRYVGVELEKKEQKSNWMKRPLTKSQLDYAHLDTVYLYQIMQQMKEELERAGVMEEFQAEMDWMCEGGDDELEIEKPDNPNAWMRVNGAIRLSASARGRFAAVYALREERAKKENIAAFRLMTNRNLFRLVEELPETTDELHDFGLHPVFLRRDGSRVIESLREAKPIQQLPFDERQWDPPEVEERFRKLKEWRQKIVSRRDLEPALILSNRILKEIARKQPISVDDLGALHLMSDWKLHNYGPEVIKVAGGVRQ; from the coding sequence ATGCCCGACTACATATATATAGACAGACAGCAACCTCTCGACCTCGCTTACTCCGTCCTTGATAAAGCCCCTTATCTGGCCGTTGATACGGAGTCCTCCGGGTATTATACTTATTATTCAGAGCTCTGCCTGATTCAGATCTCCACCGATTCCCAGCATTTCATCATTGATACGCTTGCTAAGCTTGAGTTACAGCGCCTCGCTCACATCTTTGCCGGGCAGAACATACCGAAGATCTTCCATGCGGCCGCCTCTGATATGGGCGAGTTCCGTCGTCAGTATGGCTGGAGTTTTGCGAACGTCTTTGATACGCATATGGCAGCCCGTTATTTGCGCCATGAGGCCTGTTCGCTTCTCGCTCTCGTGCAGAGGTATGTCGGCGTGGAGCTCGAAAAGAAAGAGCAGAAGTCGAACTGGATGAAGCGCCCCCTGACGAAGTCGCAGCTTGATTACGCACACCTTGATACGGTTTATCTTTATCAGATTATGCAGCAGATGAAAGAGGAACTGGAGCGTGCCGGCGTTATGGAAGAGTTCCAGGCCGAGATGGACTGGATGTGCGAGGGAGGCGATGACGAGCTTGAAATCGAAAAGCCGGATAACCCGAACGCCTGGATGCGAGTGAACGGAGCGATCCGGCTTTCCGCATCGGCGCGGGGACGCTTTGCAGCCGTCTATGCTTTGCGCGAAGAGCGTGCTAAAAAGGAAAACATTGCGGCCTTCCGGCTGATGACCAATCGCAATCTCTTTCGTCTCGTCGAAGAGCTACCTGAAACGACCGATGAACTGCATGATTTCGGCCTGCATCCGGTTTTTCTGCGGCGTGACGGAAGCAGGGTCATCGAGTCGCTCCGTGAGGCGAAGCCGATACAGCAACTGCCCTTTGACGAAAGACAGTGGGATCCTCCTGAAGTCGAAGAACGATTTCGCAAGTTGAAGGAATGGCGTCAGAAGATCGTATCCCGTCGAGACCTCGAACCCGCCCTGATACTGTCGAACCGCATCTTAAAAGAGATAGCGCGAAAGCAACCAATAAGCGTCGACGATCTGGGGGCTCTGCATCTGATGTCGGACTGGAAGCTGCACAATTACGGACCCGAAGTTATAAAAGTGGCAGGCGGCGTCAGGCAATGA
- the lepB gene encoding signal peptidase I, whose translation MGIRDRDLVPERKKKTRGSIVIVVILALFAGWGLRMALHRFLWTPVQISEPSMAPALKEGDVVTVHRRFEPAEIAKDRMILFEHPMNEEQRMIRRVVAVSGDRVQVKQGAVLVNGKVIRASDYHEEAEPPSSDSREEKADRPKAKRKGPSPALLQASFFDRDEITLKADEFYVLADGDGLDSRQFGPVPVAKVIGLLH comes from the coding sequence ATGGGCATACGTGATCGTGACCTTGTTCCGGAACGAAAGAAAAAGACCAGGGGGTCGATCGTCATCGTCGTCATTCTTGCCCTGTTTGCCGGCTGGGGCCTGCGTATGGCCCTGCATCGTTTTCTGTGGACGCCTGTTCAGATTTCAGAGCCGTCGATGGCGCCCGCTCTGAAAGAGGGTGATGTCGTGACGGTGCATCGGCGTTTTGAGCCCGCTGAAATCGCAAAGGATCGCATGATCTTGTTCGAACATCCCATGAACGAAGAACAGCGCATGATCCGGAGAGTCGTCGCCGTTTCGGGCGATCGTGTTCAGGTGAAGCAAGGAGCCGTTCTTGTAAACGGAAAGGTAATACGAGCTTCAGACTACCATGAAGAAGCCGAACCGCCTTCTTCGGATTCCAGAGAGGAAAAAGCCGACAGACCAAAGGCAAAGCGTAAAGGGCCATCGCCTGCTCTGCTACAGGCCTCTTTCTTTGATCGAGACGAGATAACGCTGAAGGCCGATGAGTTTTATGTTCTCGCCGACGGCGATGGGCTCGACTCAAGGCAGTTCGGGCCCGTGCCGGTTGCGAAGGTCATCGGCCTGCTACACTGA
- a CDS encoding acyl-CoA dehydrogenase family protein has translation MIEDIFADRPIANPRLNESDNFNPGLEPYDLTDYTGIRGRNFFHEDQVLQRIFLREALTQDADHNRAMYRHIEGYGDLVGTILDELAEISHKENRLGYIEHFDRSGERIDEVRYCHEQIQARKISYEYGIVNLDFHRSWEHPFTMFHRMALAYLCNQDGEAGVGCPLAMTDGMIRAIKALGTPLQKELYLPLIAGPSSESYFMCGQYVTERVGGSNVGANRTLARRLEAPAGEAPGKWLLTGEKWFCSNPGDLWVTTARVDGTNRIGLFLVPRLRTDGSKNGYTLLRKKDIIGSRGKITAECLYENCEVEELGRPAHGIANLIRYVINISRIHVGAAAIGMSRRALMEALAYVRRRTAYGKRVVDFPVTKVMLAKMSILHTTVTLANFRSFKALDKKDPISELLTPMLKYISTVNATWTVRQSILLHGGNGILGDFSCLPRLLNDSVINETWEGAHPLIQEHVLKALSREKVRSALDQHIESVLARETNGGERSDLFRDLRQLYADWKQNLEQSAEWIDLNRKYITESLFYVYGLSLLIEEAVFDPALVSQKKGIPQELLWTGPEYDPLLVRPGENADRRNPEAMIRLENRIYAHMARGLIEIYRRGVDGATDPEGVFMNMKMLDGILAYMGVNE, from the coding sequence ATGATTGAAGATATCTTTGCCGATCGACCGATCGCCAATCCCCGTCTGAACGAATCAGACAACTTTAACCCGGGCCTTGAACCCTACGACCTCACCGATTACACAGGCATCCGCGGTCGCAACTTCTTTCACGAAGATCAGGTATTGCAACGCATCTTCTTGCGCGAAGCACTCACTCAAGACGCAGATCACAATAGAGCGATGTACCGACACATCGAAGGCTACGGCGACCTTGTCGGCACGATCCTTGACGAGCTGGCCGAGATCTCGCATAAAGAGAATCGACTCGGTTATATCGAGCATTTTGATCGCAGCGGCGAACGCATCGACGAGGTGCGTTACTGCCACGAGCAGATCCAGGCGCGAAAGATTTCTTATGAATATGGCATCGTGAATCTTGATTTTCACAGAAGCTGGGAACATCCGTTCACGATGTTCCATCGCATGGCGCTTGCCTATCTGTGCAATCAGGACGGCGAGGCAGGCGTCGGCTGTCCTCTTGCGATGACGGATGGCATGATCCGGGCGATTAAGGCGCTCGGCACGCCTCTGCAGAAAGAGCTGTATCTTCCATTAATCGCCGGCCCCTCCAGCGAAAGCTATTTCATGTGCGGGCAGTATGTAACCGAGCGCGTCGGAGGATCAAACGTCGGGGCCAACCGCACCCTGGCCCGTCGTCTTGAAGCCCCGGCCGGCGAAGCTCCTGGAAAGTGGTTGCTTACGGGCGAGAAATGGTTCTGTTCGAATCCGGGCGATCTCTGGGTAACGACCGCCCGCGTCGACGGCACGAACCGCATCGGTCTCTTTCTTGTTCCGCGTCTGCGTACCGACGGCTCGAAGAATGGTTATACTCTTCTGCGAAAGAAAGACATCATCGGAAGCCGGGGTAAGATTACGGCCGAATGCCTTTACGAAAACTGCGAGGTTGAGGAGCTGGGGCGTCCGGCGCACGGCATTGCAAATCTGATTCGATATGTCATCAATATCTCTCGCATCCACGTCGGAGCGGCGGCCATCGGTATGAGCCGGCGAGCGCTTATGGAAGCGCTTGCCTACGTGCGTCGTCGTACGGCCTATGGAAAACGTGTCGTCGATTTTCCCGTCACGAAGGTGATGCTTGCGAAGATGTCGATTCTGCATACGACGGTGACGCTTGCGAACTTCCGCAGCTTCAAAGCTCTCGATAAAAAAGATCCGATATCGGAGCTTCTCACCCCGATGCTCAAGTACATCTCGACGGTGAATGCGACCTGGACCGTGCGCCAGTCGATTCTGCTGCACGGAGGCAACGGCATTCTCGGCGATTTCAGCTGCCTGCCCCGTCTGTTAAACGATTCCGTTATCAACGAGACGTGGGAGGGAGCGCATCCTCTGATCCAGGAGCACGTGCTCAAGGCGCTCTCGCGTGAGAAAGTGCGCTCAGCGCTCGATCAGCATATCGAATCGGTCCTGGCACGCGAAACGAACGGCGGCGAGAGATCCGATCTGTTTCGTGATCTGCGACAGTTATACGCCGACTGGAAGCAGAACCTCGAACAGTCCGCAGAATGGATCGATCTCAATCGCAAGTATATCACCGAATCGCTTTTCTATGTGTACGGGCTGTCGTTGCTTATCGAAGAGGCCGTCTTTGATCCGGCGCTGGTGTCGCAGAAAAAGGGCATCCCGCAAGAATTGCTCTGGACGGGGCCGGAATACGATCCGTTGCTTGTGCGTCCGGGCGAGAATGCCGACCGCCGGAATCCCGAGGCCATGATCCGCCTTGAGAACCGTATCTATGCTCACATGGCGCGCGGATTGATCGAAATCTATCGCCGCGGAGTAGACGGGGCGACGGATCCCGAAGGAGTATTCATGAATATGAAGATGCTCGACGGCATCCTCGCCTACATGGGCGTGAACGAGTAA
- the ispG gene encoding (E)-4-hydroxy-3-methylbut-2-enyl-diphosphate synthase: MPSTGKLLSFYRSFLDTFVPRGDYTDSPFLYQRRQTREVKAGAIGIGGANPVRIQSMTTSDTCDTDAVVAEAIALFDAGAELVRLTAQGPKEAKNLEVIRSRLNEKGYTGPLVADIHFSPRAAMIAVEYVEKVRINPGNFADTKRFEQIEYTDDEYVKELERIHDSFKPLVLRAKELGRALRIGVNHGSLSDRIMNRYGDTPEGMVESAIEFLKIAELYDFRDMVVSMKASNPHVMIQAYRMLVERFRKEKMDYPLHLGVTEAGDGRDGRIKSAIGIGSLLLDGIGDTIRVSLTEDAVYEIPAAREILRATMVEQQNWTIQAKAENESLRSPYRIQRRSTTTAGIAPLDCGASRPVRAAAPMPLDLDGPALNAALEAFLKNPPDYLFVNDEASARRRFPQFFGNGERASLPVIMWSDDTAEIPEDCGLLIEASRIDSTLLHKLSTIKHPVFVRVNIDRMSPVTLQSEAERLSVIPCLVLALETGANPVYPYRWLTECLNQNRRAAPFMLYYTPADDDDALFRMPSEAGALLLSGIGDVLAIGPTMRSDIAYQTVLDILQATRLRITKTEFISCPSCGRTLFDLQSTTARIKEVTGHLKGVKIAVMGCIVNGPGEMADADFGYVGSAPGKINLYRGKEVIRKNIDSEIATQELIALIRESGMWQDP, translated from the coding sequence ATGCCATCGACCGGAAAGCTGCTCTCCTTCTACCGCTCCTTTCTCGATACCTTCGTTCCGCGAGGAGACTATACCGACAGTCCCTTCCTGTATCAGAGGCGACAGACTCGCGAGGTGAAGGCGGGTGCGATCGGCATCGGCGGCGCAAACCCCGTGCGCATCCAGTCGATGACGACATCCGATACGTGCGATACCGACGCCGTTGTCGCCGAGGCGATCGCCCTGTTCGACGCCGGAGCCGAGCTCGTTCGCCTGACGGCGCAAGGCCCGAAAGAGGCGAAGAACCTCGAGGTGATCCGCTCTCGGCTCAACGAAAAGGGTTATACGGGGCCTCTTGTCGCCGACATACATTTCTCTCCGCGGGCGGCCATGATCGCCGTTGAATACGTCGAGAAGGTGCGCATCAATCCGGGTAACTTCGCCGATACGAAACGCTTTGAACAGATCGAATATACCGACGACGAATACGTGAAAGAGCTCGAACGTATTCATGACAGCTTCAAGCCTCTGGTGCTTCGCGCAAAAGAGCTCGGTCGTGCGCTGCGCATCGGCGTCAATCACGGCTCGCTTTCCGATCGCATCATGAACCGATACGGCGACACGCCTGAAGGAATGGTCGAGTCGGCCATAGAATTCCTGAAAATCGCCGAGCTCTACGACTTTCGCGATATGGTCGTTTCGATGAAGGCGTCGAATCCGCATGTGATGATCCAGGCGTATCGCATGCTTGTAGAACGCTTTCGTAAAGAGAAGATGGATTATCCGCTTCATCTGGGCGTAACTGAAGCGGGGGACGGGCGTGACGGTCGTATCAAATCGGCGATCGGCATCGGCTCGCTTCTGCTTGACGGCATCGGCGACACGATTCGCGTCTCGCTCACCGAAGATGCCGTTTATGAGATTCCGGCCGCTCGCGAGATCCTCAGAGCGACGATGGTCGAACAGCAGAACTGGACCATTCAGGCAAAGGCCGAGAACGAAAGCCTTCGCTCTCCGTATCGCATCCAGCGACGTAGCACAACAACGGCCGGCATCGCCCCTCTCGATTGCGGAGCTTCGCGTCCGGTCCGGGCGGCCGCTCCCATGCCGCTTGATCTTGACGGGCCTGCGCTTAACGCCGCCCTCGAGGCATTCCTGAAAAATCCGCCGGACTATCTTTTCGTAAACGACGAAGCGTCGGCTCGACGACGCTTTCCACAGTTCTTCGGTAACGGAGAGCGGGCCTCGCTTCCTGTGATCATGTGGAGCGATGATACGGCAGAGATTCCCGAAGACTGCGGTCTCTTGATCGAAGCGAGTCGTATCGATTCCACTCTGTTGCATAAGCTGAGTACGATCAAACATCCTGTCTTTGTTCGCGTTAACATTGATCGGATGAGCCCGGTTACCTTGCAGTCAGAGGCGGAACGTCTTTCTGTTATCCCCTGTCTTGTTCTTGCCCTTGAAACGGGAGCAAATCCTGTTTATCCGTATCGCTGGCTTACGGAATGCCTGAATCAAAATCGCAGGGCCGCTCCGTTTATGCTGTATTATACGCCTGCCGACGACGATGACGCACTTTTTCGTATGCCCTCAGAGGCTGGAGCCCTTCTGCTTTCGGGCATAGGCGACGTTCTGGCGATCGGTCCGACCATGCGCTCTGACATCGCCTATCAGACCGTTCTCGATATCTTGCAGGCCACTCGACTGCGCATCACAAAGACGGAGTTTATCAGCTGCCCTTCTTGCGGAAGAACGCTCTTTGATCTTCAGTCAACGACGGCTCGCATCAAAGAAGTCACCGGTCATCTGAAAGGCGTGAAAATCGCCGTTATGGGATGCATCGTCAACGGCCCCGGCGAAATGGCCGATGCCGACTTCGGCTATGTGGGTTCGGCGCCTGGAAAGATCAACCTCTACAGAGGCAAAGAGGTGATTCGCAAGAACATAGACTCCGAGATCGCCACGCAGGAATTGATCGCTCTGATTCGTGAATCGGGCATGTGGCAGGACCCGTGA